In Bradyrhizobium sp. 1(2017), one DNA window encodes the following:
- a CDS encoding flagellar motor switch protein FliM has translation MMMEDVEVDQRKQLPNYLLDAAGISIERMPMLNVIFDRMAASCTDSLQPMAGTPCYFSVNGITNDRVGDIIKDYEANAVAAVLYAEQWDSRIIIMLDRDFVFTMVEAMFGSDGAEPPLDVERAFSNIEIRLVQALFERFAKALQSAFAGTSDVTFRVERVETAMASLAIGRSGNMSICANIMLQALYRGGQMFLIIPHSALNPLRQKLAHVVVSDGRATDPRWREQMESEVHRTEVTLSAVLDEKMISLGDVVKFQVGQVLELEATPRTLARLESNNQVLFWCQIGQLDGYYAMQVADPVDQKREFVDDILSR, from the coding sequence ATGATGATGGAAGACGTCGAGGTCGATCAGCGCAAGCAGCTGCCGAACTACCTGCTGGACGCCGCCGGCATATCGATCGAACGCATGCCGATGCTCAATGTGATCTTCGATCGCATGGCAGCGTCGTGCACCGACAGCCTGCAGCCGATGGCCGGAACGCCCTGCTATTTCTCGGTCAACGGCATCACCAACGACCGCGTCGGCGACATCATCAAGGACTACGAGGCCAACGCGGTCGCGGCGGTGCTCTATGCCGAGCAGTGGGATTCCCGCATCATCATCATGCTGGACCGCGATTTCGTCTTCACGATGGTCGAGGCGATGTTCGGGTCGGACGGCGCCGAGCCCCCGCTCGACGTCGAACGCGCGTTCTCGAACATCGAGATCCGCCTGGTCCAGGCGCTGTTCGAGCGGTTCGCCAAGGCGCTGCAATCCGCCTTTGCCGGGACCTCCGACGTCACCTTCCGCGTGGAACGGGTCGAGACCGCCATGGCCTCGCTGGCGATCGGGCGAAGCGGCAACATGTCGATCTGCGCGAACATCATGCTGCAGGCGCTTTATCGCGGCGGCCAGATGTTCCTCATCATTCCGCACTCCGCGCTCAACCCGCTCAGGCAGAAGCTCGCCCATGTCGTCGTCAGCGACGGCCGCGCGACCGATCCGCGCTGGCGCGAGCAGATGGAGAGCGAGGTCCACCGGACCGAGGTGACGCTGAGCGCGGTGCTCGACGAGAAGATGATATCCCTCGGCGACGTCGTGAAGTTCCAGGTCGGGCAGGTGCTCGAGCTCGAAGCCACGCCGCGCACGCTCGCCCGGCTCGAAAGCAACAACCAGGTGCTGTTCTGGTGTCAGATCGGCCAGCTCGATGGCTATTACGCCATGCAGGTGGCCGATCCCGTCGATCAGAAACGGGAGTTCGTCGATGATATCCTATCTCGTTGA
- the motA gene encoding flagellar motor stator protein MotA, translating to MGSFVGIFITVAALLGGFAAMGGHLAVLMQPWEFVIILGTAVGTFIVANPWKTVVDTGVACMQAITGAVPGERYYLDLLGALHALMRELRGKGRNEVEAHIDDPASSEIFKAFPSVLSDPALLQFICDYVRLIIMGNARTHEIEALMDEEIHTIVKSKLTPYHALVVVSEALPALGIVAAVLGVIKAMGALDQSPKLLGGFIGAALVGTFAGIFLSYGIISPFALKIKMTREKKCRPYIIVKQTLLAFMNGAMPQIAVEHGRKMIASTERPSIDVVENETIAGPKAVPTEAEPKAARA from the coding sequence TTGGGCAGTTTCGTGGGGATTTTCATCACGGTGGCGGCACTGCTCGGCGGATTTGCCGCCATGGGCGGACATCTGGCCGTGCTCATGCAGCCGTGGGAGTTCGTGATCATCCTTGGCACCGCCGTCGGTACCTTCATCGTGGCCAATCCGTGGAAGACGGTGGTGGACACTGGCGTGGCCTGCATGCAGGCCATCACCGGCGCGGTGCCCGGCGAGCGCTATTATCTCGATCTGCTCGGGGCGCTCCATGCGCTGATGCGAGAGCTGCGCGGCAAGGGCCGCAACGAGGTCGAGGCGCATATCGACGATCCTGCCTCCTCGGAGATCTTCAAGGCGTTTCCGAGCGTGCTCTCCGATCCCGCGCTGCTCCAGTTCATCTGCGACTATGTCCGCCTCATCATCATGGGGAATGCGCGCACGCACGAGATCGAGGCGCTGATGGACGAGGAGATCCACACCATCGTGAAGAGCAAGCTGACGCCCTACCATGCGCTGGTGGTGGTGTCCGAGGCGCTGCCGGCGCTCGGCATCGTCGCCGCGGTGCTCGGCGTCATCAAGGCCATGGGGGCGCTCGACCAGTCGCCGAAGCTGCTGGGCGGCTTCATCGGCGCGGCGCTCGTCGGCACCTTCGCCGGCATCTTCCTGTCCTACGGCATCATTTCGCCCTTCGCCCTGAAGATCAAGATGACGCGCGAGAAGAAGTGCCGGCCCTACATCATCGTCAAGCAAACGCTGCTGGCGTTCATGAACGGTGCCATGCCGCAGATCGCGGTCGAGCACGGCCGCAAGATGATCGCGAGCACCGAGCGGCCGTCGATCGACGTCGTCGAGAACGAGACGATTGCAGGTCCCAAGGCCGTCCCGACCGAGGCTGAACCGAAGGCTGCCCGCGCATGA
- a CDS encoding DUF1217 domain-containing protein: protein MLSTIADYTRLTKDMGKSLTQVATQPDVSRETDYFLSHIGNVKTIDDFLKDYRLYSYAMKAYGLSDMTYAKAFMRKVLTEGVGNKNTFANKLTDVRYREFAAAFNFAALGGSATQTAQATTGTATQYIRQTMEQKAGDQNEGLRLALYFTRKASTVTTAYQILADKALTQVVQTALGLPSTISAADIDAQAKMITDKIKLTDFQDPAKVTKFVQRFAAMWDATQAQSDNSTNPALVLIGGASSMAGMDIDMLSKLQSIRFGK, encoded by the coding sequence ATGCTATCCACCATCGCGGATTACACCAGACTGACCAAGGACATGGGCAAGTCGCTGACGCAGGTCGCGACGCAGCCCGACGTCAGCCGCGAGACCGACTATTTCCTCAGTCACATCGGCAATGTGAAAACCATCGACGATTTCCTGAAGGACTACCGCCTCTACTCCTATGCGATGAAGGCCTATGGCCTCAGCGACATGACCTATGCCAAGGCGTTCATGCGCAAGGTGCTGACCGAAGGCGTCGGCAACAAGAACACCTTCGCCAACAAGCTCACCGACGTCCGCTACCGCGAATTCGCGGCGGCCTTCAATTTCGCCGCCCTCGGCGGCAGCGCCACCCAGACGGCCCAGGCCACGACCGGGACGGCGACCCAATACATCAGGCAGACGATGGAGCAGAAGGCCGGCGACCAGAACGAGGGCCTGCGGCTGGCGCTCTATTTCACCCGCAAGGCCTCGACCGTCACCACGGCCTACCAGATCCTCGCCGACAAGGCGCTGACGCAAGTGGTTCAGACCGCGCTCGGCCTGCCGTCGACGATCAGCGCGGCCGACATCGACGCCCAGGCCAAGATGATCACGGACAAGATCAAGCTCACCGACTTCCAGGATCCGGCCAAGGTCACCAAGTTCGTGCAGCGCTTCGCCGCGATGTGGGATGCGACCCAGGCCCAGAGCGACAACTCGACCAATCCGGCGCTGGTCCTGATCGGCGGCGCCTCGTCGATGGCCGGCATGGATATCGACATGCTCTCGAAACTTCAGTCCATCCGCTTCGGAAAGTAA
- the flgF gene encoding flagellar basal-body rod protein FlgF encodes MQSALYVGLSAQVALEKRLQTIANNVANVNTAAFRTDVVKFETVLSKAGANPVAFSSPGDNIISREMGNITESGNPLDVAVVGQGWIAFAGPNGTVYTRDGRLQIAPNGDLQTVSGFPVVDAGGAQITLDPNGGPVSIARSGAISQDNNEIGTIGLFNIPADANLERYGNSGVTPDRPATAIADFSRDGFKQGYVEGSGANPMMELTKLIAASRAFDGTNSMIEGTESSLQNAIRTLGEPGK; translated from the coding sequence ATGCAATCGGCTCTCTATGTGGGATTGTCGGCGCAGGTCGCCCTCGAAAAGCGCCTCCAGACGATCGCCAACAACGTCGCCAACGTCAACACCGCGGCGTTCCGCACCGACGTCGTCAAGTTCGAGACCGTGCTGTCGAAAGCGGGCGCGAACCCGGTCGCGTTCTCCTCGCCCGGCGACAACATCATCTCCCGCGAGATGGGCAACATCACCGAGAGCGGCAACCCGCTCGACGTCGCCGTGGTCGGACAGGGCTGGATCGCCTTTGCCGGTCCGAACGGCACGGTCTATACGCGTGACGGTCGCCTCCAGATCGCTCCCAATGGCGACCTTCAGACCGTGTCGGGCTTCCCGGTGGTCGATGCCGGCGGCGCGCAGATCACGCTCGACCCGAACGGCGGTCCGGTCTCGATCGCGCGCAGCGGCGCGATCAGCCAGGACAACAACGAGATCGGCACCATCGGCCTGTTCAACATTCCCGCGGACGCCAATCTCGAGCGCTACGGCAATTCCGGCGTCACGCCCGACCGGCCCGCAACCGCAATCGCCGACTTCTCCCGCGACGGCTTCAAGCAGGGCTATGTCGAGGGCTCCGGCGCCAATCCGATGATGGAATTGACGAAGCTGATCGCGGCCTCGCGCGCCTTCGACGGCACCAATTCGATGATCGAAGGCACCGAGAGCTCGCTCCAGAATGCAATCCGGACGCTGGGCGAACCCGGCAAATAG
- the fliI gene encoding flagellar protein export ATPase FliI has product MNALRQLEWALLELQQSTPLASVSGAISEIAPTHFRVSGLSRFVRLGELIGVNSAGKPQIGEVVRIDSEGIIAKPFDRQFAGGLGSVAYRMPPLSFAPDPSWKGRVINALGAPLDGQGPLTPGSRAVSAEAEAPSAMKRARVHRPLRTGVRVIDLFAPICAGQRVGIFAGSGVGKSTLLAMLARSQGFDTVVLALVGERGREVREFIEDVLGTDRHRAVTIVSTGDESPMMRRLAPKTAMAVAEYFRDRGESVLLMVDSITRFAHAAREVALAAGEPAVARGYAPTVFTDLPRLLERAGPGEEGSGTITGIFSVLVDGDDHNEPIADTIRSTLDGHIVLSRHIADQARYPAVDVLASVSRLAHNVWDPEERDLVSKLRAMIAKYEDTRDLRLMGGYQSGRDSGLDQAVDMVPRIYNAMRQDASAAPSADPFRELRDMLKGD; this is encoded by the coding sequence TTGAACGCTCTTCGGCAACTCGAGTGGGCGCTGCTGGAGCTTCAGCAGAGCACTCCCCTGGCAAGCGTCAGCGGCGCGATCTCCGAGATCGCGCCGACGCATTTCCGCGTGTCCGGCCTGTCGCGCTTCGTCAGGCTCGGCGAGCTCATCGGCGTCAATTCGGCCGGCAAGCCCCAGATCGGCGAGGTGGTGCGGATCGACAGCGAGGGCATCATCGCCAAGCCCTTCGACCGCCAATTCGCCGGTGGCCTCGGCTCGGTCGCCTACCGGATGCCGCCGCTGTCGTTTGCGCCCGATCCGAGCTGGAAAGGCCGCGTCATCAATGCGCTCGGCGCGCCGCTTGACGGACAGGGTCCGCTCACGCCGGGGTCGCGTGCGGTCTCCGCGGAAGCCGAGGCGCCTTCGGCCATGAAGCGCGCGCGCGTGCACAGGCCGCTGCGCACAGGCGTGCGCGTCATCGACCTGTTCGCGCCGATCTGCGCCGGCCAGCGCGTCGGCATCTTCGCCGGCTCGGGCGTCGGCAAATCGACGCTGCTTGCGATGTTGGCGCGCAGCCAGGGTTTTGACACCGTCGTGCTGGCGCTGGTCGGCGAGCGCGGCCGCGAGGTGCGCGAGTTCATCGAGGACGTGCTGGGCACCGACCGTCATCGCGCCGTCACAATCGTATCCACGGGCGATGAAAGCCCGATGATGCGGCGGTTGGCGCCGAAGACGGCGATGGCGGTGGCGGAGTATTTCCGCGACCGCGGCGAATCGGTTCTGCTGATGGTCGATTCGATCACCCGTTTCGCCCACGCCGCCCGCGAGGTCGCACTCGCCGCCGGAGAGCCCGCCGTCGCGCGTGGCTACGCGCCGACCGTCTTCACCGATCTGCCGCGCCTTCTGGAGCGCGCCGGCCCCGGCGAGGAGGGATCCGGCACGATCACCGGGATCTTCTCCGTGCTGGTCGACGGCGACGATCACAACGAGCCGATCGCCGACACCATCCGCAGCACGCTCGACGGGCACATCGTGCTCTCCAGGCACATCGCCGACCAGGCGCGCTATCCGGCCGTCGACGTCCTGGCCTCGGTCTCCCGCCTCGCCCATAACGTCTGGGATCCCGAGGAGCGCGACTTGGTGAGCAAACTGCGGGCCATGATCGCTAAATACGAGGACACGCGCGACCTTCGCCTGATGGGCGGGTACCAGTCGGGGCGCGATTCGGGCCTCGATCAAGCGGTCGACATGGTCCCGAGAATCTACAACGCGATGCGGCAGGACGCGTCGGCTGCTCCGAGCGCCGATCCTTTCCGCGAGCTCCGGGACATGCTCAAGGGCGACTGA
- a CDS encoding MarR family winged helix-turn-helix transcriptional regulator, with translation MPLAREAVELLVQAARAWYFEGNQHGLRDREWMALRFLGRANRFSRTPSALAGFIGATRATASQIVKTLESKSFLVRKPSHEDKRSVVLHVTAQGEKCLSQHDPINHVMNAVRSLGTDECVKLRDSLREVLNHLDTAHQRLDASICRDCMFLAERGPGTGKGRTTAEFMCRLYRAPVSLEETELLCTSFERTRDRPKIEEHLDRARVASQR, from the coding sequence ATGCCATTGGCGCGAGAGGCCGTCGAGCTGCTGGTTCAAGCGGCGAGAGCCTGGTATTTCGAAGGCAATCAGCATGGACTGCGCGATCGCGAATGGATGGCGCTGCGCTTTCTCGGCCGCGCCAATCGATTCTCGCGCACGCCGTCCGCGCTTGCGGGCTTCATCGGCGCCACCAGGGCGACGGCATCGCAGATCGTGAAGACGCTCGAGAGCAAGTCCTTCCTGGTGCGCAAGCCGTCGCATGAAGACAAGCGTTCCGTCGTGCTCCACGTCACCGCGCAGGGCGAGAAATGTCTGAGCCAGCACGACCCGATCAATCACGTGATGAATGCGGTCAGGTCGCTCGGGACCGATGAATGCGTCAAGCTGCGCGACTCGCTGCGGGAGGTTCTCAATCATCTCGACACGGCCCATCAGCGCCTCGACGCCAGCATCTGCCGGGACTGCATGTTCCTCGCCGAACGCGGCCCGGGCACCGGCAAGGGACGCACGACGGCCGAGTTCATGTGCCGGTTGTATCGCGCGCCAGTGTCGCTCGAGGAGACGGAGTTGCTGTGCACGAGTTTCGAGCGCACCCGCGACCGTCCGAAGATCGAGGAGCATCTCGATCGCGCCCGCGTGGCAAGCCAGAGGTGA
- a CDS encoding porin has product MKLVKSLLLGSAAGLIAVGGAQAADLPVKAKAVEYVKICSLYGAGFYYIPGTDTCIKLGGYLRAEVALGTNSVYGAAIGSPAGAHNRLSNYYTMRARQDLNIDTRTATEYGVVRTFFDATFSWTTGGYQGTGSAFGGTAYTGTLALNNAGAAPALVGSSINPTDGGTSGGSLGVYYAFIQFAGFTMGKAVSQFDAPWTNYPGNNFDGLVGGSGTVTGVNQFSYTADFGQGITASFSAEDATAYYQAGNFNISSAAGAAAIAGLTTGALGANAIGGSRSPNLVAMMRVDQAWGLFQASVAAHDNHVAYYGATEPTGHPDDKWGWAVQLALSIKNIPTGAGDVINISGVYTDGATRYNFQNLAGSSFVAYGNSGIAYQSVAAVVAPDTVFITGGQQETVKTWGFRGAYTHNWDPYWNTAIYGAYAAAQFGSGAKTFLCGVGGAFSSVPGLTSCNPDFNVGQVGLITRWTPVKNLTFSADLNWTHIDQKYSGVIAGGNNFPVAKPAAAYELKDQDSITLLLRAQRNW; this is encoded by the coding sequence ATGAAGTTGGTTAAGAGCCTTTTGCTCGGCTCAGCGGCGGGTCTGATCGCCGTGGGCGGAGCGCAGGCAGCCGATCTGCCCGTGAAGGCCAAGGCGGTCGAATACGTGAAGATCTGCTCCCTGTATGGTGCGGGTTTCTACTACATCCCGGGCACCGACACCTGCATCAAGCTGGGTGGTTACCTGCGCGCTGAAGTCGCGCTGGGCACGAACAGCGTCTACGGCGCGGCGATCGGCTCCCCGGCCGGTGCGCACAACCGCCTGAGCAACTACTACACCATGCGCGCTCGTCAGGACCTCAACATCGACACGCGCACCGCGACCGAATACGGCGTCGTCCGCACCTTCTTCGATGCGACGTTCTCCTGGACCACCGGCGGCTATCAGGGCACGGGTTCTGCGTTCGGCGGCACTGCCTATACCGGCACGCTGGCCCTCAACAATGCCGGTGCGGCGCCTGCGCTGGTCGGTTCGTCGATCAACCCGACGGACGGCGGCACCTCGGGCGGTTCGCTCGGCGTGTACTACGCCTTCATCCAGTTCGCCGGCTTCACGATGGGTAAGGCCGTGTCGCAGTTCGACGCGCCCTGGACCAACTATCCCGGCAACAACTTCGACGGTCTCGTCGGCGGCAGCGGCACGGTCACTGGTGTCAACCAGTTCTCCTACACCGCTGACTTCGGTCAGGGCATCACGGCGTCGTTCTCGGCTGAAGATGCGACGGCCTACTATCAGGCCGGCAACTTCAACATCAGCTCTGCGGCGGGTGCTGCTGCGATCGCCGGTTTGACCACCGGTGCGCTGGGTGCCAACGCCATCGGCGGTTCGCGTTCTCCGAACCTCGTTGCCATGATGCGTGTCGACCAGGCTTGGGGTCTCTTCCAGGCGTCGGTTGCGGCGCATGACAACCACGTTGCCTACTACGGCGCCACCGAGCCCACTGGCCACCCCGACGACAAGTGGGGTTGGGCCGTGCAGCTCGCTCTGTCGATCAAGAACATCCCGACCGGTGCGGGTGACGTGATCAACATCTCGGGCGTCTACACGGACGGTGCGACCCGCTACAACTTCCAGAACCTGGCGGGTAGCTCGTTCGTCGCGTACGGCAACTCGGGCATTGCCTACCAGAGCGTCGCTGCGGTTGTTGCTCCGGACACCGTGTTCATCACCGGTGGCCAGCAAGAAACCGTCAAGACCTGGGGCTTCCGTGGCGCTTACACCCACAACTGGGATCCGTACTGGAACACCGCGATCTACGGTGCCTACGCGGCTGCTCAGTTCGGCAGCGGCGCGAAGACCTTCCTCTGCGGAGTTGGCGGCGCCTTCTCGTCGGTTCCGGGCCTGACCTCGTGCAATCCTGACTTCAACGTCGGTCAGGTTGGTTTGATCACCCGCTGGACCCCGGTCAAGAACCTCACGTTCTCGGCCGACCTGAACTGGACCCACATCGACCAGAAGTATTCCGGTGTCATCGCCGGCGGCAACAACTTCCCGGTCGCCAAGCCGGCTGCTGCCTACGAGCTGAAGGATCAGGACTCGATCACCCTGCTCCTCCGCGCTCAGCGCAACTGGTAA
- a CDS encoding porin: MKLTKTLLLGAAAGLMASSGAFAADLPVKAKAVEYVKICSLYGAGFYYIPGTDTCIKLGGYLRAEVALDTNSVYGTATGSPAGGNNRLSNYYTMRARQDLNIDTRTATEYGVVRTFFDATFSWTTGGYQGTGSGFGGTAYTGTLGLNTAGASPALVGSSINPTDGGTSGGSLGVYYAFIQFAGFTMGKAVSQFDAPWTNYPGNNFDGLVGGSGTVTGVNQFTYTADFGQGITASFSAEDTTAYYQAGNFNISSAAGAGAIAGLTTGALGANAIGGSRSPNLVGMVRVDQAWGLFQASVAAHDNHVAYYGATEPTGHPDDKWGWAVQLALSIKNIPTGAGDVINVSGVYTDGATRYNFQNLAGSSFLMYGSSGIAYQSVAAVVAPDTTFITGGQQESVKTWGFRGAYTHNWDPYWNTAIYGAYAAAQFGGGTKTFLCGAGGAFSSVPGLTSCNPDFNVGQVGLITRWTPVKNLTFSGDLVWTHIDQKYSGVIAGGNNFPVAKPAAAYELKDQDSITLLLRAQRNW, translated from the coding sequence ATGAAGCTTACGAAGACACTTCTTCTCGGTGCCGCTGCGGGCCTGATGGCCAGCTCCGGTGCGTTCGCAGCTGATCTTCCCGTGAAGGCCAAGGCGGTCGAGTACGTGAAGATCTGCTCCCTGTACGGCGCCGGCTTCTACTACATCCCGGGCACCGACACCTGCATCAAGCTGGGTGGTTACCTGCGCGCTGAAGTCGCGCTGGACACGAACAGCGTCTACGGTACGGCGACCGGCTCCCCGGCGGGTGGAAACAACCGCCTGAGCAACTACTACACCATGCGCGCTCGTCAGGATCTCAACATCGACACGCGCACCGCGACCGAATACGGCGTCGTCCGCACCTTCTTCGATGCGACGTTCTCCTGGACCACCGGCGGCTATCAGGGCACGGGTTCTGGGTTCGGCGGCACCGCCTATACCGGCACGCTGGGCCTCAACACTGCCGGTGCGTCGCCTGCGCTGGTCGGTTCGTCGATCAACCCGACGGACGGTGGCACCTCGGGCGGTTCGCTCGGCGTGTACTACGCCTTCATCCAGTTCGCCGGCTTCACGATGGGTAAGGCCGTGTCGCAGTTCGACGCGCCCTGGACCAACTATCCCGGCAACAATTTCGACGGTCTCGTCGGCGGCTCGGGCACGGTCACTGGTGTCAACCAGTTCACCTACACCGCTGACTTCGGTCAGGGCATCACGGCGTCGTTCTCGGCTGAAGATACGACGGCCTACTATCAGGCCGGCAACTTCAACATCAGCTCTGCGGCGGGTGCTGGTGCGATCGCCGGCTTGACCACCGGTGCGCTGGGTGCCAACGCCATCGGCGGTTCGCGTTCTCCGAACCTCGTCGGTATGGTCCGTGTCGACCAGGCTTGGGGTCTCTTCCAGGCGTCGGTCGCGGCACATGACAACCACGTTGCCTACTACGGCGCCACCGAGCCCACTGGCCACCCCGACGACAAGTGGGGTTGGGCCGTGCAGCTCGCTCTGTCGATCAAGAACATCCCGACCGGTGCGGGTGACGTGATCAACGTCTCGGGCGTCTACACCGACGGCGCGACCCGCTACAACTTCCAGAACCTGGCGGGTAGCTCGTTCCTCATGTACGGCAGCTCGGGCATTGCCTACCAGAGCGTCGCTGCGGTTGTTGCTCCGGACACCACGTTCATCACCGGTGGCCAGCAGGAGTCCGTGAAGACCTGGGGCTTCCGTGGCGCTTACACCCACAACTGGGATCCGTACTGGAACACCGCGATCTACGGTGCCTACGCGGCTGCTCAGTTCGGCGGCGGCACGAAGACCTTCCTCTGCGGAGCTGGCGGCGCCTTCTCGTCGGTTCCGGGCCTGACCTCGTGCAATCCTGACTTCAACGTCGGTCAGGTTGGCTTGATTACCCGCTGGACCCCGGTCAAGAACCTCACGTTCTCGGGCGACCTGGTCTGGACCCACATCGACCAGAAGTATTCGGGTGTCATCGCCGGCGGCAACAACTTCCCGGTCGCCAAGCCGGCTGCTGCCTACGAGCTGAAGGATCAGGACTCGATCACCCTGCTCCTCCGCGCTCAGCGCAACTGGTAA
- a CDS encoding MarR family winged helix-turn-helix transcriptional regulator, producing the protein MFEKKLDRAITEFIWNVVEINSQLEDIHTSWAALLGITEPQWLILMAVTELDEGRGVAGIDIANKLRVHPAYVTNQTKSLEKSGFLSRRPAEDDARFVLMSLTTKAAAEIEKLSKRKLALNSTLFNDLDEKTLTELNAVLATMAKNARLAARLLAIDVS; encoded by the coding sequence ATGTTCGAGAAAAAACTCGACAGGGCGATCACGGAATTCATTTGGAATGTCGTCGAGATCAACTCCCAGCTGGAGGACATCCATACCAGCTGGGCCGCACTATTGGGGATTACCGAGCCCCAATGGCTGATCCTGATGGCTGTCACGGAGCTGGATGAGGGGCGAGGTGTCGCTGGAATCGACATCGCGAACAAGCTGCGGGTCCATCCGGCCTATGTGACCAACCAAACCAAGAGCCTCGAAAAGAGCGGCTTCCTGTCGCGACGGCCGGCCGAGGACGATGCGCGCTTCGTCCTGATGTCGCTGACGACGAAAGCGGCGGCGGAAATCGAAAAGCTGTCCAAGCGAAAGCTGGCCTTGAACTCGACTTTGTTCAATGACCTCGACGAAAAGACCCTCACCGAGCTGAACGCAGTGCTCGCAACGATGGCCAAAAATGCCCGGCTGGCGGCGCGCCTCCTTGCAATCGACGTTTCCTGA
- a CDS encoding alpha/beta hydrolase family protein, producing the protein MEIDSWPDGLCDGTGRSLARLRNRASSFFESLSVAELVCGTRRRTRIADWLKVADGYRTQAASAREEGSLQAAAEAWLCSLTALEVVRSLSCAGDLESVDLAEKVRISLTGFQDDAGPAIERVTIDCFGQGTLTGFFLPTPPRQPSPPVLVCISDEEITLGSMMSRLLPASRFQSVSLLLVDAGVPSARHSFKPEHMLQCWLDYLEARPDVGQQRIAIYGEGAGAIHASRVALSDRRIAAAVCDGGLLSPVMRRASLRWMTRSGQAAEHGTAAAPPLPLRRIPCPLLMAVGSRSMIWEQDALELQAGYRQAGAACFVVVPNRIPHPLGEVENFVAVDDFILEWLCSSLGAVRQIEPVTYL; encoded by the coding sequence ATGGAAATTGACAGCTGGCCTGACGGCTTGTGCGACGGCACCGGCCGAAGCCTCGCCCGCTTGCGGAATCGGGCGTCGAGCTTCTTCGAAAGTCTGTCGGTTGCAGAACTTGTGTGCGGCACGCGCAGGCGCACGCGAATTGCAGACTGGTTGAAGGTTGCAGACGGCTACAGAACCCAAGCCGCGTCTGCGCGCGAAGAGGGTTCGCTTCAAGCTGCGGCGGAAGCGTGGCTGTGCTCGTTGACCGCCCTGGAAGTTGTAAGGAGCCTTTCGTGCGCAGGAGATCTGGAAAGCGTGGACCTGGCAGAGAAGGTCAGGATCAGCCTCACGGGTTTCCAGGATGACGCCGGTCCGGCGATCGAGCGTGTGACGATCGACTGTTTCGGTCAGGGCACGCTGACCGGCTTCTTTCTGCCGACGCCTCCCCGGCAACCTTCCCCGCCCGTGCTGGTCTGCATCAGTGACGAGGAAATCACTCTGGGGTCGATGATGAGCAGGTTGCTGCCCGCCTCACGCTTCCAGAGCGTCTCGCTCCTGCTGGTCGATGCCGGCGTTCCATCTGCGCGTCACTCCTTCAAGCCGGAGCATATGTTGCAATGCTGGCTGGACTATCTGGAGGCTCGCCCGGATGTCGGTCAACAGCGGATCGCGATCTATGGCGAGGGGGCAGGCGCCATTCATGCGTCCCGCGTGGCCTTGTCCGACCGCAGGATTGCTGCCGCGGTTTGCGACGGCGGCCTTCTGTCGCCCGTCATGCGCCGGGCATCATTGCGCTGGATGACTCGCTCCGGGCAGGCCGCTGAGCACGGGACCGCGGCAGCTCCGCCGCTCCCGTTGCGCCGGATACCATGCCCGCTCCTCATGGCAGTCGGAAGCCGCTCAATGATATGGGAGCAGGACGCTCTCGAGCTGCAAGCCGGCTACCGGCAGGCCGGAGCCGCTTGCTTCGTCGTCGTGCCGAACCGCATCCCCCACCCCTTGGGCGAAGTTGAGAATTTCGTCGCTGTGGACGATTTCATCCTCGAATGGCTCTGCAGCAGTCTAGGGGCCGTCCGTCAAATCGAGCCCGTGACGTACCTCTAG